Proteins co-encoded in one Pleurodeles waltl isolate 20211129_DDA chromosome 1_2, aPleWal1.hap1.20221129, whole genome shotgun sequence genomic window:
- the LOC138254707 gene encoding olfactory receptor 1F1-like: MTDFLLAIMAVDRYIAISKPLRYTMLMSKGIQVRLVAGSWLIVSLHSAAHSILAARLSYCGSNEIQHYFCNLPPLFKLSCSDTSPNELLLMTETSLFLLIPFFCITISYIFIITTIWRMNSKAGRTKAFSTCSSHLSVVVMTYAPLLYTYVRPASTYFLEKDIIVSVLYTVGCSLLNPFVYSIRNKEVKRALTEVLSKIIFSSNK; encoded by the coding sequence ATGACTGACTTTCTGTTGGCCATCATGGCCGTTGATCGGTACATTGCCATCAGCAAGCCTCTGCGCTACACCATGCTGATGAGTAAAGGAATCCAGGTACGACTGGTGGCTGGATCCTGGCTGATAGTCTCTCTACACTCTGCGGCACACAGTATCCTGGCAGCTCGGCTATCCTACTGTGGATCCAATGAGATACAGCACTACTTCTGTAACTTGCCACCTCTGTTCAAGCTGTCCTGCTCGGATACATCCCCCAACGAGCTTCTGCTTATGACTGAGACATCTCTGTTCTTGCTGATCCCCTTCTTCTGTATCACCATCTCGTACATCTTCATCATCACCACTATATGGAGGATGAACTCAAAGGCGGGAAGAACTAAGGCATTctccacctgctcctcccatctcTCTGTTGTGGTTATGACTTACGCTCCACTCTTGTACACATACGTCCGCCCGGCCTCTACTTATTTCCTGGAAAAGGACATCATTGTCAGCGTGCTCTACACTGTGGGATGTTCTTTGCTCAACCCCTTTGTCTATAGTATTCGAAACAAGGAGGTCAAGAGAGCTCTGACTGAGGTTCTGAGCAAAATAATATTTTCctcaaacaaataa